Part of the Aptenodytes patagonicus chromosome 2, bAptPat1.pri.cur, whole genome shotgun sequence genome, ttcctttgttgTACTGGAGATGACATGTTCCATTGTGAAGCAGAAGGAAAACCTTAAATTTAGCATATTTTCAGTAACACATGCTTCTACCGTCAGCTTTTCTTGCCTTGATTTTTACCCAGTAGTAAAGTAGAAAAAGCTTTTGCTGACTGTAGTGCAGATACATTGCTTGTTTCTCTCAGGATAAAAGAGTGCACCATCATTCTGTATTTGCATGGTATGGCTAGAGTTATGTAGCATTACAGTGGCTTAACAGCAGTAGCTGATAGCATACACAGTGCTATCGGCTTGTGCATCTGTGTGCTGCTTGGTCTTTGAAGAAACAGACTTAATGAAATTCAGAGAGAAGTGGTAGAAGAGCTGGGTACGTTCACACGCTATTGCTCTTTTCCCCAAGACAAAGGAGTATTTGTCACCACCAAAAGAAGAAAGATCGCCCTCACATAGTGGGACTTAGATGACATGAAGGCAACATAGCAAAGTATCAGTCAAGCTCGCTTTAGCTCTGTTGAAACTGCTTAATATGTGGTaggataaaataatttaaagaatttcCCAGCCCcgtctaaaaagaaaagaagtgttaGAAGTACATACCTGATGTATAAAGTTTTTCCCAGATAGAAAGCAATGGCAAGTAGTATTTTAGGCTTGTCACACTCATAGCTGTATTACAAAGATTTAACTTTCTTCACACATACTACTTCTAAGCTTTTGTTATAGCTGAAGAAGTCCTGACTTCCCTTTTTACTTTAATGGATGAATGAATGGTGTTAGTTTTGGATTGTCTTTTTACAGAAAGATTAGACAAAGTTCAAATGCTAAGTTTGGGTGGTGACAAGAAATCTACATTTCTGTAGTGATCTCTTCAATGTGTTCACTGCCCAGCACAACCGCTGTTCTCTGAAAGAGGCAAAAGAGCTCAGGTACTTTGCATACCTTTCGAAGATGCATCCTGCTCACATAAGTTTTGGAGTGTTATCTTCTTTGCAGACCACCAGAACAGTACCTAGAAACTGGGTCTAGGAcacaaaaattcattttaagcTCAGTTTATTGTCCCCAAAGTGGGGCGAGTAGTATGCTTGTTGCTTCAACTGTTGCTGTGGTTCACATTCTAAACAATGTACATAGGGATAGTACTTAAAACAAGAGTTACTTCAGTTCTGTACTTGGGTAACcaagagcaaggaaaaggcaacaAATATTTTAGTTACCTGTACTCACAAAATATAATGTATAtgcagcatttgatttttttcttttaaggttgcTTCTGATGCCAGAAGGAAAGCATAATCTACACCTGCGTTTTGCAGAGGACTTCAACAGAGAAGTGGAAGATTTCCTACACTGACTTAAACTGTAAAACAAGTTAGAGGTGTTTGTCCTTGCCTTGTTTAGGAATTTTAGTTGgctttccattttcattcaaGTTGCAGGTAGGTTTGAGTCCTGTAGCAAAAAAGATGAAAGATATTTGCATGAGAAGCATACATTTTGAGAATATGTAAGCCTCAGTGGATCAGAGCACACCACTGTGCTGCAAGATTTCTGACATGTCTTTAAATTACTTCTCGCCACACGGGCCGAATAGCTGTTCTGTGTCCAATAGGGGTgtaaagaaagacagaaaacatcaTCTAGAATACATGCCTTTATGTGCTCTTAACGTTAAAGGACAAAAACATTGTAATAACTGGGATTCAGAAGTGTTACATTGAGAAATCTGTCAAAGTTACAAGTGCTGAGAGGATAATTGGGTACACAGTTTCTAGAGAACATGCTTCACCACCACTATCAGAAGTCATTCAGTACACATGCCTGCTTTAGAGACGTTCCGTTGATACCAGGGGACTTAAGCCtcatcctcctctccttcctcttcaaaTTCCCCCTGCTCATCAGCAGTGGCATCCTGGTATTGCTGGTATTCAGAGACCAGGTCATTCATGTTGCTCTCGGCCTCCGTGAACTCCATTTCATCCATGCCCTCGCCCGTGTACCAGTGCAAGAAAGCCTTGCGCCGGAACATGGCCGTGAACTGCTCCGAGATCCTCTTGAAGAGCTCCTGAATAGCCGTGCTGTTGCCAATGAAGGTGGCGGACATCTTGAGGCCGCGCGGGGGGATGTCGCAGACGGCCGTCTTCACGTTGTTGGGGATCCACTCCACAAAGTAGCTGCTGTTCTTGTTCTGCACGTTGAGCATCTGCTCGTCCACCTCCTTCATGGACATGCGGCCCCGGAAGATGGCGGCCACCGTCAGGTAGCGACCGTGGCGGGGGTCACAGGCAGCCATCATGTTCTTGGAGTCGAACATCTGCTGCGTCAGCTCGGGCACCGTCAGGGCTCGGTACTGCTGGCTGCCACGGCTGGTGAGAGGGGCGAAGCCCGGCATGAAGAAGTGCAGCCGGGGGAAAGGCACCATGTTGACCGCCAGCTTGCGCAGGTCGGCGTTCAGCTGGCCGGGGAAGCGAAGGCAGGTGGTCACGCCGCTCATGGTGGCCGACACCAGGTGGTTGAGGTCCCCGTACGTGGGAGTGGTCAGCTTCAGGGTGCGGAAGCAAATGTCATACAGGGCCTCGTTGTCAATGCAGTAGGTCTCGTCCGTGTTCTCCACCAGCTGGTGCACAGAGAGGGTGGCATTGTAGGGCTCCACCACCGTGTCCGACACCTTGGGGGAGGGCATGACGCTGAAGGTGTTCATGATGCGGTCGGGGTACTCCTCCCGGATCTTGCTGATGAGGAGGGTGCCCATCCCAGAGCCCGTGCCGCCACCCAGCGAGTGGGTCAACTGGAAGCCCTGGAGGCAGTCACAGCTCTCCGACTCCTTCCTCACCACATCCAGGACAGAGTCCACCAGCTCCGCGCCTTCCGTGTAGTGCCCCTTGGCCCAGTTGTTGCCAGCCCCGCTCTGACCTGGAGGGCGGACCAGAAGCAAGGTGCCCCGTTAGCGCCCCGGGGAGGAACAGAGATGATCCCACTTCTCCTGCCCCACGGGGTTCACCCCTCACTTCCATCCCCGCCGCGCTGTTGGGATTCAGGTCCCCCAGGTCGCTGGCATGCTCGCTCTGAGCCCGTGCTGTGCACAGAGCTCCCGCTTTGGGACGCCTCCATCCCACGCTCACTCACCAAAGACAAAGTTGTCGGGCCGGAAGATCTGTCCAAAGGGGCCGGAGCGCACGGAGTCCATCGTGCCGGGCTCCAGGTCCACCAGGATGGCACGGGGCACGTACTTGTTACCTGTGGGAGGAACCAGCACCAGCAttacagccctgcagccagcgtCACAGGAGCCCTGCTGTGCTCCCTTCCACCTCCCCACATTTCACTGGAGAGACACGCCGTCTCAATCAAGACTACTGTGCTATCAGAGCCATTCTGAGAACAAAGCTCTCGGAGGCGTCACTGGCAGATGACAGCTCTTGTTCAGGGATTTTTCCAGCCTCAACAAACTGGCATGTCTGCCCCATTTAAGGGCATCTGAGGAAGCAGACACACTTACCAGCTGCTTCATTGTAGTAGACGTTGatcctctccagctgcaggtcGCTGTCCCCATGGTAGCTGCCAGTGGGATCAATGCCATGCTCATCACTGATGACCTCCCAGAACTAGAAGAAGTTTTTGGAAAAGGGCAATTATTAACCACAGCTGGCCAGTGCCAATCACGCACACCAGCGCAGTCTGTGCATGCCACAGCCCTGACCACTCCCTCGCATGGCAGAGCAGCTGCCTGGGAGGAAGGTGAGTCAGTGCCGAAGGGCTTCCCTGGCCGCAGCAGCTGAGTTagcaggggacaggcaggcagctggagcaCCGAAGCGCAAGTTAATTATTTTATAGCTTGTATCCAAAGGATGACAGTCCCCGGGTATCTCAATTTGGTGGTCTCCCATTGTCTAGCAGTGGCTTAAGACCCCCTAGCCTCTACAAGAAGACGGCAGCACCTCCAACACCCTCGGGGGCTGATCCGTGACACCGAAACACCTCCCTCGGGAGCCGGCGCCGTGGCTGCAGAGGGGCGAGGCAGCGGGGGGGCTGCCgccgctgcctgcagggaggcagggcagcGACGGACCGGAGCCCGGGCACATCCCAGCCAGCGCCCACGGGAGCAGGACCCGCGATGCCTTAGCAAGCCCCGGGAAGCTTTTCATTTCGGGACGGGGCTGCGTGCTCCCCGCGGGGCGCGACTCCGgggccccccgcagcccctcacACCGGGAAGCGCCCCCTCTCCCCGCGCCGGCCCGTACCTTGGCGCCGATCTGGTTGCCGCACTGCCCGGCCTGGATGTGCACGATCTCACGCATGGTGCCGGTGtccgccgctgccccgccgctgCTTTCGCCTCCTGCACCCGCCGCTGCGgcggccgcgccccgcgccgcgcctTAAATcgggcgccgcgccccgccccgccggtgACGTCATGCGGGAATGGCGCGGAGCCAATGggcgcgcgggggcgcggcggggctgcggcaTTGTCTCCCGcagcggggggcggggcggggcccgggtGCGGGTCCGGCGGGCGGCAGGGTCCGGGTGCGGGTGCGGACCCGGGCCCCTCCGCGGGCAGAGCGCGGCTGGCTTGGGGCGCGGGAGGAACCTCGCCTTCGGCGGGCGGGAGAAAGGCCGGAATCGGACAGGGCGTGGCGTGTCTTGGGCCGGAAAAagtggaaaaaccccaaaccaaaaaaacctaacTCCTCTTTGCACACCTGTTGGAGCttgtcccctttccttcttcACCTCTGCTGCGCCGCAGCAGCAAAGCATGCACTGCTATGTTTTATTAGCACCCTCGAGCCTGTATTTCTAGCTCAGGCCTGCTTAATCATGTTTTGATGCGTTTTAAGCACAAGAATCATCTTTCCATAGGTCAGGCACCTGAAACAAGCCGGGACTGGGTGGCGATGATAGAGCCCACAGCCACTTTCAAGCAGCACAACCCTCCTTTAGATAGTGCTGCCAAACCTGTATATGTGGGCCTCTAACTTCAGGAACACAGAGGGCGGGCATGAAACTTTACGCTGCTATTAAAGAATGGCTTTTTCTAGAAGTGGTCCGGCACTGATAGCAGTTTGAACACCCATAGGAATGGGATATCTTTTCTTCTATAAGTGAAGTTATGTTCTGTCTTACCAGACACCCACCACGCACCTCATTTTGGAAGATTTTGGATCCTCCTCCTAGCATCTCTGCTTGTTCCCTCATAGAAATAAACTGAACTAAGAACATGGCGGATGGCTGAGGGAGGAGGGACAGTTCAAGAACAACAGTGAGAACAATATATTTGAACCAACTGAGATACACACCTGTATCCGCACTGCTGCCGAGAATATCCGAAATAAATTTCAGCAGGGTCTATAATGGATTGTGCAGAAACTATTGAACTCGGCTGTAAAACGTTAATCGATTCGCAGCTGTAAATTTTTCAGTAGTGAAAGTATCTTTGCCGCGCAGCTGGCCAAGCTAGTGAGGACAGCTTTACACAAGGACCAGGGAAGGGAGACAACAACCCACAATCAAACGAGGAAGCAGTAGAGCAGGTTGGCAAAGAGGATGCGAAACGATGTACCTAGTATTCAACACAACGGAGCTGGAGGGGGTCCACCTCAAGCACAATATGGAAGTGCCGAGGGGACAGCATGGCAGGGCAAGCTCTCGCACTTTTCCCGGGAATCAGCAGGcttgggtgcctctctgaagtgcctctacactaacgcacgcagcatgggcaataAACGTGATGAGTTAGAGATTTGCATGCAGTTGCAGGGCTGTGGTCTCACTGGGATCACAGAGACATGGGGGGACAGCTcacacgactggagtgctgcgatggagggatgcaggctctttaggaaggacaggcgaGGTAGGGGAGTTGCCCTTTGtgtgggacagcagcagaaaGGCACAGAGgtctgcctgggggtggatgatGAGCCAGCTGAGATCTAAAGGGTCAGGATTAGCGGGCAAACCAATGTGTGCTATGTTGTGGTGGGTATCTGTTAAACACCTCCTGATCAGGAAAAGTAGATAAGaccttcagacaactggaagaagtcTTGTGTTCTCAGGCCCTAGTCTGCAAGGGGGACTTCAACCTCCCCAATATATGCTGTAGGGACAACGCAGCAGGGTAGAAGCAATCCAGGAGTTTTGtggagtgcattgatgataacttcctgacacagatTATCATGGAGTCCAAAAGGCAGACACTCTGCTGGACCTGATACTTACAAACCAGGAAGAAGTGGTCAGGGTTGTGAAggctcagggcagccctggctgcagtcaccgtgagatggtggagttcaagatcctgataGAAGGGAACAAGGCAAATTGCAGGATCACAGTTCCCCTggtcttcaggagagcagactttagccTCTCCAGGTTATCTGTCCGGAAGAATCCTATGGAAGATGGTCCTGGAGAGAAGAAgagtccaggagagctggttgacttccagggatcacctcctccagccTCAAGAATGGTCCATGCCAACAAGCGGAAAATCATgcagaggtggcaggaggcctgtaTGGATGAACAAAGAGCTCCTGAGTAAACACAAATGTAAAAAGGAAGCATTCAGGAGGTGGAAGTAGGGTCAGGTGATCCAGGAGCAACATAGAGTCACTGCCATAGTGTGCAGGGTTAGGAAAGGGTTAGGAAAGTCAAAGCAAAGGATGTGATGGACAGCGAGAAGGACTTCTACAGGTCCATTTGCAGGAAAAGGAAGTCTAGGGAAAAATGTGGACCCACTACTGAATATGACAGGAGACATTCAGTGACaaaaggacatggaaaaagctgaggtactcagtgTCGTCTTCACCTTGTTTTTCACTATTAAGATTTGCCCTTAGGAGTCGCAAGCTTTTGAGACCTGTTGGGAAGTCCGGAGTAACAAAGACTTACTCTTGGTAGAGGAAGATCAGTTTGGggaacatttaaataaattgaaCATACAAAAGTCCATGGGTCTTGATGAGATGTACCTgagtgccgagggagctggcagatATCATTGTGAGAACACTCCTGATAGTCTTTGAAAAGTCAAGCCAATCTGGGAGGTTCTcaaggactgggaaaaaaaaaatgggtgtcATCGCTgacttcaagaagggcaagaagggggatctgaggaactacaggccagccagctTCACCTCGATTCCTAGAAAGATGGTGGAATGAATTAGTCTGAAAACCATTTCCAAATATATTAAGgtcaagaaggtgactgggagaagtcaccatggatttatgaaggggcaatcatgcctgaccaacttGATAGCCTCCTACAACAAAGTGACCGGCTTgtagatgagggaagagcagttAACATCATTGTTTATTTTGTGAAGGCTTTTGAACTGTCTCCTATAACATCCCCATTGGCAAACTGATGAGGTATGGCGTAGATAAATGGGCAGCGAGATGGa contains:
- the LOC143156652 gene encoding tubulin beta-1 chain; this encodes MREIVHIQAGQCGNQIGAKFWEVISDEHGIDPTGSYHGDSDLQLERINVYYNEAAGNKYVPRAILVDLEPGTMDSVRSGPFGQIFRPDNFVFGQSGAGNNWAKGHYTEGAELVDSVLDVVRKESESCDCLQGFQLTHSLGGGTGSGMGTLLISKIREEYPDRIMNTFSVMPSPKVSDTVVEPYNATLSVHQLVENTDETYCIDNEALYDICFRTLKLTTPTYGDLNHLVSATMSGVTTCLRFPGQLNADLRKLAVNMVPFPRLHFFMPGFAPLTSRGSQQYRALTVPELTQQMFDSKNMMAACDPRHGRYLTVAAIFRGRMSMKEVDEQMLNVQNKNSSYFVEWIPNNVKTAVCDIPPRGLKMSATFIGNSTAIQELFKRISEQFTAMFRRKAFLHWYTGEGMDEMEFTEAESNMNDLVSEYQQYQDATADEQGEFEEEGEEDEA